A genomic stretch from Octopus sinensis linkage group LG14, ASM634580v1, whole genome shotgun sequence includes:
- the LOC115218844 gene encoding B lymphocyte-induced maturation protein 1 homolog, producing the protein MEDNLTAQQMVGKSTSDNNICSDKGFASMESLTTTPISTVVHTQLQQPENNINSASMKQKRSEPQTLQQAVVELVEVEEKKVFGNDCFDFSTGSENNDHHHHHHHHHHSNNSNNNSNNHHHHHIHGHHNHQYEHHSHMKPLYGQPSVKTGRRSQTGERPFRCEMCGYAFSRNDHLVRHMSSHHGEKLFKCDICGKALSRRDHLKVHKRIHSGERPYKCTICGFAFSRHDHLVKHNQPNKGRRKLSCVPQVSQLKVEPETQLELAVPVSTEVLPVSTEVLPVPVSTEVLQQPTICQVDLNQPQQIATTSVDNNNIISHNNTINAGLVQQKQQQQQQQDEQQQQQQQQLYSAIATTNTGAQTVQMYSMAQIFPTTIQMSPTAAQIFPTTIQMNAATAQIFPTLQMYPISTPVNIATAPVYTTKQLAEVMVTPHVDTAGQQ; encoded by the coding sequence ATGGAGGACAACCTGACAGCCCAGCAAATGGTTGGGAAGTCGACGTCGGACAACAACATTTGCAGTGACAAGGGCTTTGCGTCGATGGAATCGTTAACGACAACACCGATATCGACCGTTGTGCACACGCAGCTGCAGCAGCCCGAGAACAACATCAACAGTGCATCGATGAAGCAGAAACGCTCTGAGCCGCAGACATTACAGCAGGCAGTGGTTGAGCTTGTCGAGGTGGAAGAAAAGAAAGTTTTTGGCAATGACTGTTTTGATTTCAGCACCGGTTCTGAAAATaacgatcatcatcaccatcaccatcatcaccaccacagcaacaacagtaacaacaacagcaacaaccatcatcatcatcacattcatgGTCATCACAACCATCAGTACGAACATCACTCTCACATGAAACCTCTTTATGGCCAGCCATCGGTGAAGACTGGCAGACGGTCCCAGACAGGGGAGAGGCCTTTCCGATGCGAGATGTGTGGTTACGCCTTCTCACGCAACGACCATCTAGTACGACACATGAGCAGCCACCATGGGGAGAAGCTCTTTAAATGTGACATTTGCGGCAAGGCACTGTCCCGGCGGGATCATCTGAAGGTCCACAAGAGAATTCACTCTGGAGAACGCCCTTACAAGTGTACCATCTGTGGATTTGCCTTTTCTCGCCATGACCACCTGGTCAAGCACAACCAGCCAAATAAAGGTCGTCGGAAACTGAGTTGCGTACCTCAAGTTTCCCAGTTGAAAGTTGAACCCGAGACACAGTTAGAACTTGCGGTACCCGTGAGTACAGAGGTGCTACCCGTGAGTACAGAGGTGCTACCAGTACCTGTGAGCACAGAGGTCCTACAGCAACCTACAATTTGTCAAGTTGATCTCAACCAACCACAACAAATAGCAACGACCAGTGttgacaacaacaatattatcagCCACAACAACACCATTAATGCTGGACTGgttcagcaaaaacaacaacaacaacaacaacaagatgaacagcagcagcagcaacagcaacaactctaTTCAGCCATTGCTACGACAAATACCGGGGCCCAGACTGTACAAATGTATTCAATGGCTCAGATCTTTCCAACCACCATACAGATGTCACCGACCGCAGCCCAAATATTCCCAACGACCATACAAATGAACGCTGCAACAGCACAGATATTCCCCACCCTGCAAATGTACCCCATCAGCACACCAGTAAATATTGCTACCGCGCCTGTCTACACGACAAAGCAATTGGCAGAAGTGATGGTCACCCCTCATGTTGATACTGCTGGCCAGCAATGA